Proteins from one Mycobacterium sp. HUMS_12744610 genomic window:
- a CDS encoding holo-ACP synthase: MGIVGVGIDLVSIPDFAEQVDQPGTIFSETFTPGERRDASDKSSSAARHLAARWAAKEAVIKAWSGSRFAQRPVLPEAIHRDIEVVTDMWGRPRVRLTGDIAKHLTDVTIHVSLTHEGDTAAAVAILEIP; this comes from the coding sequence ATGGGCATCGTCGGAGTGGGGATCGACCTGGTTTCCATTCCTGATTTCGCCGAGCAGGTCGACCAGCCCGGAACGATCTTCTCGGAGACCTTCACCCCGGGCGAGCGTCGCGACGCCTCGGACAAGAGTTCGTCGGCGGCACGGCACCTGGCGGCCCGCTGGGCGGCCAAGGAGGCGGTGATCAAGGCCTGGTCGGGGTCGCGGTTCGCCCAGCGGCCGGTGTTGCCGGAGGCCATCCACCGCGACATCGAGGTGGTCACCGACATGTGGGGACGGCCGCGGGTGCGGCTGACCGGCGACATCGCCAAGCACCTGACCGACGTCACGATCCACGTGTCGCTGACCCACGAGGGCGACACCGCGGCCGCGGTCGCCATCCTGGAGATTCCGTAA